The sequence TCTTTTTATAGCCGAACTTTTCATAGAAACGCGGTAGCCAGGGATGATCCTTGGCTGTGTCCAGATACAATTTGCGGCGACCCCGCTTGCGGGCTTGTTCCTCGGCAACCTGCATCAGCATTTTGCCGAGGCCTTGTCCTTTCAGGTGAGGAGAGACGCTGAACCAACCCAGGGTGTCCACCGTGGGCTCATCATTCTCCTGCAGACGGACGGTTCCCTGAATCCGATTCTCTCCATCCACCAACACATATATTTCATCCTGCCAAATGCTCTCTTCGACGGCACGCAGGGAAACATCGGTTGCTTCCATATTGAAACCCTGTTTTTTGATGGGTCGATACGCCCGGTGCAATTGTTGTCGAATCGCTTGGGAATCGGCTGGTTCGGCTCGGCGGATCGTCCACATGGGCTTCCCTCCCTTTTCATAGTTGGACCCACAGGGTGGAGTCCGTTTTTCTCGGGGAATTATATACCCATGTGCCAAAAATGAAAACCGCCGTCACCAGACCGACACTATTTCTTCAAATTCCATTCCTCTCGTCCATAACGGTTTTTCATCAGTCCCTGTGCCAATTCCAACTCCCTCCGGGTTAACTCCCCGGGTTCCAGGCGGATCTTCATGCCGCGAGCAAAGCCATCGGTAAATGCTTGCACTGCCTTCTCATACGGTACCGGCTCTTTTCGCAGTTGATTGATGGCAACCGCTTTATCCAAAAATCCCTTTTTCATTCGTTCCTTGACACGTTCGGAAGGAAATTGAAGAACATCAAATAATAGATCCACATCCAGATCCATCAAAATGGAGCCGTGTTGTAAGATAACACCTTTTTGGCGGGTTTGAGCGCTGCCCGCCACCTTTCTTCCTTCCACCACCAACTCATAGTTGGACGGAGAATCAAAACAGGCCGCCGAACCCAGAGAAGCATATTTGGCTTTTTCCTCTTCGCTTTCCAGCGGAACCATCTCCGCCTGTAACCCCAGCTCCCGGAATCCCTCCAGCAATCCCGTGCTGATCACGCGGTAGGACTCGGTTACTGTAGTAGGCATGCCCGGATAATCCTCCGACACGACCACGCTGTATGTCACTTCCTGGTCATGTAAAACCGCTCTGCCGCCGGTGGGACGGCGCACAAAGCCCAATCCCCGTTCGGCGACGCGCTCCAGTTCCACTTCCCGCCTGGCTTTTTGAAAGTACCCGATGGATAATGTGGCAGGGTCCCAACCGTAAAAACGTACCGTCGGCGGAACCGCTCCCTCGCTGTGAGCGATCAGGATCGCCTCGTCCACCGCCATGTTCCAGGCGCTGTCTTTCTTTCCTGTATGAATCAACCGCCATGTTGTCATGTTTTTCCACCACCTGTCATGCCGACACCTTCAAACACCTGGAGCCGGACGGTTCTGACCCCTGCATGGGGCACGGGCACCCGCTTGGATGCCCGTTGTCCATCATAGCACACTCTTTTTCTTCTACGAAGAGGTTGTTTGGTCTGAGGCAAAGGCCCATCGGAGCGTCTCATTCAGCGGCCGCGTATGCCACCCCCATTTTTGTTTGGCACGGGAGGCATCGTAATAAGCCAATCGACCGGCCAAAGTGGCCATATCCCACGCCAGTGCAGCATCCCGTCCATTCACCCAGGAAGCGGCTTCCGCCGCTACAGAAATCAATCGGGCAGCGGATCGGGACAAGGTTCGTACTTCTTCTTCCTTTCCCGCAATCCGCTGGATCCGTTTAAAAGCCTCCTCCAAGGGCAGGTTGGTTCCGGCCAGTATCGTCCGGGTACCGGCCTCCCCCTTCTCCAACGCCAACAGATGTCCTGCCACCACATCGCGTACATCTACGAAGTTGACTCCCCCTGCCGGTGTCATTCGCAACCGTCCTTGTGCCACCCTCCGTAGAAAAGAGGGGGAACGGGGCCCCAGAATCACCGACGGATTGACACACCAACCGGGAAAGCCGGTCTCCGCTTCGCGAAGCACCACTTCTTCCGCTTTCCGTTTGGCGATAGCGTATCCGATGCTGAGCCGATCACCGTTAAACGGGGCCGATTCACCCAATGGTGTGCCGTCATCGGAAAACCCGATCGCCGCCGCCGAACTGGTTAAAATAAACCGGGATACCCCCGTCCGTTTCGCTTCCTCCACCAAGTGACGCGTTCCCGTCTCATGCCCTTCCCGTATCCGACGGCGCAAGCGCCTGCCCCACGCCACTTCACCTGCCAAATGGAAAATCGCCTCCATGCCGCGGGCACATCCCCGTATGGTTTCAGCATCCCGCACATCCCCCCGAATCGGTCGAACCTCCCGGGGAAGGCGACGCAGCTTTTCTTCCGATCGGTACAGCACGGTTACTTCCCATCCTTTTTCCACCAACGCCTGTACCAGGTAACGCCCCAAAAAGCCCGTTCCCCCGGTTACCAACACCCGCATTTGCGCTGTCTCCTTTCTACCCATTCGCCTCCTTTCCATCTTACCATGCTGCTTTACAAAAAAAGATCCGCCGTAACGGCGAATCCGGCTTCAGTTTCCATAGGTCAACCCATGTCCGTATGGATACAGATCTGGAATGGTCACCGGCAGCTTTCCCGTGGGAGAATGGATCCCGAACAGGGTCTCCACCGCCGCTTGTTGGGAGACGACTCGGGTTCCATAGGTAGTCAGATACCCTTCCACATCGGGAAAGTCACGGATGTCATATGGATTGCGAAAAGCAATGACCACGATCGGCTTATCCAGCTTCTCCAACTCCTGTATCAATTTTTGTTGCTGCGGATACAGATGGGACGAATTCGTTCCCACCACTAGTATATCGCTGTCCCGCACTATCTTTCGTGCTTCATCGATCTCCGCATCTGTGGGATTTAAACGCGGAACCCGATACTCTTCCACACGGGAGTGATACGGTTTTATCAACTCCCGCAGTGAAAAAGGGCTGACGATCCCCAGCCGGTCTGACTCCTCCAAGTGCAAAGGCAGCAAACCCTCGTCGTTTTTCACCAGAGTGACAGACCGACGGGCCCAGCGCTCGGCTTTTTCTCGATGTTCCGGAGTACCGACCCGTTGCGGTACCTGCTCCACATCCACATAACGCTCGCGGAACAGTTTATACTTTTTCTTCACCTTCAAAATTCGTGTAACGGATTGATCGATCCGTTTTTCGGAAATTGTTCCGTCACGGACCGCTTTTACAACCGCCTCCATCACCCCTGCCTGCTCTTCGGTGCTAATGGAAGGGGTCAACAAAACGATGTCCACACCCGCTTCCACGGCTTTCACCGCCGCTTCTTCCACCCCGCCGAAGTATTCCACCACCCCGGCCATATCCATGGCATCGGTGATGACAAGCCCTTTATACCTCATTTCATGCCGTAACAGATCCGTTAGGATCGGCTTGGACAGAGTAGCCGGCAGGTCAGGAGTGTCATCCAAAGCAGGAACATGGATATGGGCTGTCATAATCGCATCGACACCGGCTTTCATCGCTTGGCGGAAGGGACGCCATTCGACTTGCTCCATCTCTTCCCGGCTTTTGTCAATCACAGGCAGCCCCAGATGGGAGTCCACGTCGGTATCCCCATGTCCCGGGAAATGCTTGGCTGTCGCCACCACGCCGTTTTTCTGGTAGCCGCGGATCGCCGCGGTTCCGAACCGGGAAACCAACGTCGGATTTTCCCCATAGGAACGAACTCCGATTACCGGATTGGCCGGATTCACATTGACATCCACCACCGGAGCCAGGTTCATATTGATCCCGACGGCCTTCAGTTCATCCGCTGTCAAGGCCGCCGTTTCAAATGCACCCTTCCTCACCCGGCTTGCGGCCAGGGCCATATTGCCCGGCAATTCCGTTGCTCCCGTGGTCATACGTGCCACCACTCCGCCTTCCTGATCTGTGGAAATCAGTAGAGGGACACCCAGCCGAGTCTCTTCTGCCATCACCTGCAGCCCGTTGTTGAGGCGGGCCGTCTGCTCCGGATCGATGACATTGTCTGAGTATGCGAACAGGATGACATTCCCGGCATGGTGATCCTGGATCAAACGACGAATCTCCTCCGTTGGCTCGGAACCGTAAAAACCGACCATCGTCATCTGACCCACTTTTTCTTCCAGTGTCATCGACTTGACCAATCGGGGGATGGACACTCCTTTATGCCCCTTCCCTTCCACCGACATGGAATTCCACGGGAGCGTAAAACCCAAAGCGACAGACAAAAGGGCCACACCCCAACGCCTCACTCGGAACATGAAAACGCCTCCCTATTTTACAGAAAATTTTCTGTTTTCCTTTCAATTCTACAAAAAAAACCCGCTTTCCTGCCCGCCGTTCCATTGGTTCAAGGGATAAAAAAAGAAAGCCCGAACGGGCTTTTTTTCGTCTTTTTTACAATATCCCCACAGGTTCCAGCCGGCTTTGCTCCTCCGGCGTAAAGGGGCGGGAGCGCAGTAAAAAGCGCACCCCCAGCGGAATTTCCAGGGAGAAGGATGCCCCTCTTCCCGGGGTGATATCCACCGTCAATTGCGTATGCTTCCAATACTCGTACTGGGAACGGGAGATGTAAAAGGGGCATCCGTGAATCTCTCCCAACAGGAGATCGCTGCCCCCGGTGCGAAACTGCCCTTGGCGGTAGCACATGGGGGAGGATCCGTCACAGCAGCCCCCGCTCTGATGGAACATCAAGGCTCCATGCTCCTTCCAAAGCGTATCGATCACCCGTTTGGCCTCTTCTGTAACGAGTACACGGGGCACGGGTTCCATTCGGATCCCCTCCTTGGGATCAAAACAATCCCATCGGATTTTTGTCGTAGGAGATGAGGAGGTTTTTGGTTTGCTGGTAATGATCCAGCATCATTTTGTGCGTTTCCCGGCCGATACCGGATTGCTTATATCCTCCGAACGCGGCATGGGCGGGGTATTGATGATAACAATTGACCCAGACGCGTCCCGCTTCGATGCTTCTGGCGATGGTGTAGGCCTGATGCATGTCACGGGTCCACACCCCGGCCCCCAGCCCGTAGAGCGTGTCGTTGGCCATCTCCACCAAATCTTCTTCATTCTTAAACGAGGTGACTGACACGACCGGTCCGAATATTTCCTCCTGAAATACCCGCATCCGGTTATGTCCTTCGAAGATCGTCGGTTTCACATAGAAACCGTCTTTATAGTCCGGATTTTGGTACGCCTCACCACCGATCAGCACCTTGGCCCCTTCCTGTTTGCCGATATCGATGTAACTCATGATTTTCTCAAACTGGTCTTGCGAGGCTTGGGCTCCCAGCATCGTTTCGGGGTTGAGAGGGTCTCCCAGCTTAATCTTCTCCACCCGCCGGACCACCGCTTCCATGAAATCGTCGTAGATCGACTCTTGAATCAGAGCCCGGGAAGGACAGGTGCAAACCTCTCCCGAATTAAGAGCGAACATCGTAAATCCTTCCAATGCTTTCTCCGCAAAGGCATCTTGCTTGCGCCACACACTCTCGGTAAATATGTTGGGAGACTTTCCGCCCAGCTCAAGGGTAACCGGTTTGATATTCTCCGAAGCAAACTGCATAATGAGCCGACCCGTCGTGGTTTCACCGGTAAAGGCGATTTTGCCCACATCAGGGTGTGTCGCCAACGGTTGGCCCGCTTCGGGACCAAATCCGTTGACAATATTAACGACTCCCGGCGGCAACAGATCCGCCACCAGTTCTGCAAACAGCAAAATCGTCGCCGGTGTTTGCTCCGCCGGTTTCAATACGACACAGTTGCCCGCCGCTAAAGCCGGTGCCAATTTCCATGCCGCCATTAGCAGGGGAAAATTCCATGGGATGATCTGACCCACCACGCCCACCGGCTCTTTGATATGCATGGAAACGGTATGGGCGTCGATTTCGGAGATACCGCCCTCCTCCCCGCGGATCACACCAGCAAAATATCGAAAATGATCCGCCGCCAACGGCAAATCCGCCGCCAGCGCTTCCCGAATCGGTTTGCCGTTGTCCCAGGTTTCCGACAAGGCCAGCCTCTCTCTGTTCTCTTCCAACCGATCGGCGATCTGGAGCAAAATTCGGCTCCGTTTCGCCGGGGATGTTCGTCCCCAGGACGCCTGTACCGCTTGTGCCTTTTTCACCGCGAGATCGACGTCTTCTTTTCTGGAACGCGCCACTTGCATAAACACCCGGCCATCGACAGGAGACGGATTGTCAAAGTACTCCCCGTTCACCGGAGCCACCCACTCGCCCCCAATGAAGTTATCATACCGGTCGTGATACTGAACCAAACTTCCTTCGGTGTTCGGCTTCTTGTAAACCGACAGGGTCACACTCATGACGGTCATTCCTCCTCGACTCGAATGAAATCAGCAGGGAACCGATGCGGCACCCCTTCACTAATTCCATATTTGTAAGCAATCCCCTCCCTCTTGTTCATGATTTATTTCTATACACAAAAAACCCATTCGAATTCAGTTTCGGTAGCGGGTGAGGGTAAATCACGACATCCATCCATAACAAATTTAAAGTATAAGAGATTTATTTGCATTTTAATCGAATGGAAGGTGTATTCTCTCTTTTAATCGAATAAATTTGGAAGGAGTGTTTACACAATCTTA is a genomic window of Desmospora profundinema containing:
- a CDS encoding GNAT family N-acetyltransferase — translated: MWTIRRAEPADSQAIRQQLHRAYRPIKKQGFNMEATDVSLRAVEESIWQDEIYVLVDGENRIQGTVRLQENDEPTVDTLGWFSVSPHLKGQGLGKMLMQVAEEQARKRGRRKLYLDTAKDHPWLPRFYEKFGYKKTGVIRWPGQNFEAVQFEKEL
- a CDS encoding lipoate--protein ligase family protein, with translation MTTWRLIHTGKKDSAWNMAVDEAILIAHSEGAVPPTVRFYGWDPATLSIGYFQKARREVELERVAERGLGFVRRPTGGRAVLHDQEVTYSVVVSEDYPGMPTTVTESYRVISTGLLEGFRELGLQAEMVPLESEEEKAKYASLGSAACFDSPSNYELVVEGRKVAGSAQTRQKGVILQHGSILMDLDVDLLFDVLQFPSERVKERMKKGFLDKAVAINQLRKEPVPYEKAVQAFTDGFARGMKIRLEPGELTRRELELAQGLMKNRYGREEWNLKK
- a CDS encoding SDR family NAD(P)-dependent oxidoreductase translates to MRVLVTGGTGFLGRYLVQALVEKGWEVTVLYRSEEKLRRLPREVRPIRGDVRDAETIRGCARGMEAIFHLAGEVAWGRRLRRRIREGHETGTRHLVEEAKRTGVSRFILTSSAAAIGFSDDGTPLGESAPFNGDRLSIGYAIAKRKAEEVVLREAETGFPGWCVNPSVILGPRSPSFLRRVAQGRLRMTPAGGVNFVDVRDVVAGHLLALEKGEAGTRTILAGTNLPLEEAFKRIQRIAGKEEEVRTLSRSAARLISVAAEAASWVNGRDAALAWDMATLAGRLAYYDASRAKQKWGWHTRPLNETLRWAFASDQTTSS
- a CDS encoding glycoside hydrolase family 3 protein, with product MFRVRRWGVALLSVALGFTLPWNSMSVEGKGHKGVSIPRLVKSMTLEEKVGQMTMVGFYGSEPTEEIRRLIQDHHAGNVILFAYSDNVIDPEQTARLNNGLQVMAEETRLGVPLLISTDQEGGVVARMTTGATELPGNMALAASRVRKGAFETAALTADELKAVGINMNLAPVVDVNVNPANPVIGVRSYGENPTLVSRFGTAAIRGYQKNGVVATAKHFPGHGDTDVDSHLGLPVIDKSREEMEQVEWRPFRQAMKAGVDAIMTAHIHVPALDDTPDLPATLSKPILTDLLRHEMRYKGLVITDAMDMAGVVEYFGGVEEAAVKAVEAGVDIVLLTPSISTEEQAGVMEAVVKAVRDGTISEKRIDQSVTRILKVKKKYKLFRERYVDVEQVPQRVGTPEHREKAERWARRSVTLVKNDEGLLPLHLEESDRLGIVSPFSLRELIKPYHSRVEEYRVPRLNPTDAEIDEARKIVRDSDILVVGTNSSHLYPQQQKLIQELEKLDKPIVVIAFRNPYDIRDFPDVEGYLTTYGTRVVSQQAAVETLFGIHSPTGKLPVTIPDLYPYGHGLTYGN
- a CDS encoding DUF779 domain-containing protein; amino-acid sequence: MEPVPRVLVTEEAKRVIDTLWKEHGALMFHQSGGCCDGSSPMCYRQGQFRTGGSDLLLGEIHGCPFYISRSQYEYWKHTQLTVDITPGRGASFSLEIPLGVRFLLRSRPFTPEEQSRLEPVGIL
- a CDS encoding aldehyde dehydrogenase family protein; this translates as MSVTLSVYKKPNTEGSLVQYHDRYDNFIGGEWVAPVNGEYFDNPSPVDGRVFMQVARSRKEDVDLAVKKAQAVQASWGRTSPAKRSRILLQIADRLEENRERLALSETWDNGKPIREALAADLPLAADHFRYFAGVIRGEEGGISEIDAHTVSMHIKEPVGVVGQIIPWNFPLLMAAWKLAPALAAGNCVVLKPAEQTPATILLFAELVADLLPPGVVNIVNGFGPEAGQPLATHPDVGKIAFTGETTTGRLIMQFASENIKPVTLELGGKSPNIFTESVWRKQDAFAEKALEGFTMFALNSGEVCTCPSRALIQESIYDDFMEAVVRRVEKIKLGDPLNPETMLGAQASQDQFEKIMSYIDIGKQEGAKVLIGGEAYQNPDYKDGFYVKPTIFEGHNRMRVFQEEIFGPVVSVTSFKNEEDLVEMANDTLYGLGAGVWTRDMHQAYTIARSIEAGRVWVNCYHQYPAHAAFGGYKQSGIGRETHKMMLDHYQQTKNLLISYDKNPMGLF